The following proteins come from a genomic window of Corallococcus sp. NCRR:
- a CDS encoding YciI family protein, which produces MAYMLVVKQVGNSKAFTEEENRVAAARMERMLRFGASLQERGIFLAGDSLRSDAEGVRVERRDGKLSFSDGPFTESKEIIGGFFLVDVKTREEALELATQCPAAEWSTVEVRQCGPCYEP; this is translated from the coding sequence ATGGCGTACATGCTGGTGGTGAAGCAGGTGGGGAACAGCAAGGCGTTCACGGAGGAGGAGAATCGGGTGGCGGCGGCTCGCATGGAGCGGATGCTGCGCTTCGGGGCGTCGCTCCAGGAGCGAGGCATCTTCCTCGCGGGGGACTCCCTGCGCTCGGACGCCGAGGGCGTCCGGGTGGAGCGGCGTGACGGGAAGCTCAGCTTCAGCGACGGGCCGTTCACGGAGTCCAAGGAGATCATCGGCGGCTTCTTCCTCGTGGACGTGAAGACGCGCGAGGAGGCGCTGGAGTTGGCCACGCAGTGCCCCGCCGCGGAGTGGTCCACCGTCGAGGTGCGCCAGTGCGGTCCCTGCTACGAACCGTGA
- the fdhF gene encoding formate dehydrogenase subunit alpha, with protein sequence MLRVTIDGQPRECAPGTVLEALESLGISIPALCADRRLTPVGACRTCIVEVEGCVHPVAACTTPLAEGMQVRTRGPRVEAQRKVLLRLLASQYPAEAVARHPDKPFHRALREYGLADEARGAHRPESPDDSHPYIHVDMSQCIHCYRCVRICDDVQGQFVWRVWNRGEETRILPDGPDLRQSSCVSCGACVDSCPTGALEDRTLLDRGWPQAWTRTTCSYCGVGCEMDVGTREGRIVTVRPSREGPSNRGHLCSKGRYAHDFVTAPDRVTVPLLREAGGWRRASWDEALGFIAERLRRLRDAHGPDSVGMLGSARATNEENYLAQKLARVVLGTNNVDCCARVCHAPSAAGLKRMLGTGAATNSFEDVEHARTLLVAGSNATECHPVVGARIKQAVLRGAKLIVIDSRRTELARYADVHLRPRPGTDVPLLNALAQVIMAESLCDEDFLRERVDALEDFQTFIRDWTPERAARLCEVDAEDLRTAARLYATHGPSMMVHGLGMTEHVQGTETVMALVNLALLTGNLGGPGMGVNPLRGQNNVQGSAHMGCEPGQLTGYVPLEEHRARFEAAWGAPLPATPGMDLMRMMEAAHGGRLKALWAFGYDVLLTNPGANTTREALERLELLVVQDLFLNETAKACGHVFLPACTSFEKDGTFMNGERHVQRVRASLPLAGESLPDWEILRRAARALGHPEGFDFSSPEEIWDEVRSVWSAGAGLSYARLEHGGLQWPCPDEAHPGTRVLHTDGFALGPRAALRRVGYTPSPEARTEDFPFVLMTGRRLYGFNAGTMTSRTPHARLQPGDWLDMAPADALRLGLQDGARVRVRSRHGEAVLPMHRAEGLRPGELFTTFHTAETLINAVIGPHQDPYTHTPDYKVTAVRVESVE encoded by the coding sequence ATGCTTCGCGTGACCATCGACGGGCAGCCTCGCGAGTGCGCGCCCGGCACCGTACTGGAGGCACTGGAGTCCCTGGGCATCTCCATCCCCGCGCTGTGCGCCGACCGACGCCTGACACCGGTGGGCGCGTGCCGCACGTGCATCGTGGAGGTGGAGGGCTGCGTGCATCCTGTGGCCGCCTGCACCACCCCGCTGGCGGAAGGCATGCAGGTGCGCACGCGCGGTCCCCGGGTGGAGGCGCAGCGAAAGGTGCTGCTGCGGCTGCTGGCCTCCCAGTACCCGGCCGAAGCGGTGGCGCGCCATCCGGACAAACCCTTCCACCGCGCGCTGCGCGAGTACGGCCTAGCGGACGAGGCGCGCGGCGCGCACCGGCCGGAGTCGCCGGACGACTCGCACCCGTACATCCACGTGGACATGTCCCAGTGCATCCACTGCTACCGCTGCGTGCGCATCTGCGACGACGTGCAGGGTCAGTTCGTCTGGCGGGTGTGGAACCGGGGGGAAGAGACGCGCATCCTCCCGGACGGGCCGGACCTGAGGCAGAGCTCGTGCGTGTCCTGCGGGGCGTGCGTGGACAGCTGCCCCACCGGCGCGCTGGAGGACCGCACGCTGCTGGACCGGGGCTGGCCGCAAGCGTGGACGCGGACCACCTGCTCCTACTGCGGCGTGGGCTGCGAGATGGACGTGGGCACGCGCGAGGGCCGCATCGTCACCGTGCGCCCCTCGCGCGAGGGCCCGTCCAACCGGGGCCACCTGTGCTCCAAGGGGCGCTACGCCCACGACTTCGTGACGGCGCCGGACCGCGTCACCGTGCCGCTGCTTCGAGAGGCGGGAGGCTGGCGGCGGGCCTCGTGGGACGAGGCGCTCGGCTTCATCGCGGAGCGCCTGCGCCGCCTGCGGGACGCGCACGGCCCGGACTCGGTGGGCATGCTGGGCTCCGCGCGGGCCACCAACGAGGAGAACTACCTGGCGCAGAAGCTGGCCCGCGTGGTGCTGGGGACGAACAACGTGGACTGCTGCGCCCGCGTGTGCCACGCGCCCAGCGCCGCCGGGCTCAAGCGGATGCTGGGCACGGGCGCCGCCACCAACTCCTTCGAGGACGTGGAGCACGCGCGCACCCTGCTGGTGGCGGGCAGCAACGCCACCGAGTGCCACCCCGTCGTCGGCGCCCGCATCAAGCAGGCGGTGCTCCGGGGCGCGAAGCTCATCGTCATCGACTCGCGGCGCACGGAGCTGGCGCGCTACGCGGACGTGCACCTGCGGCCCCGGCCCGGCACGGACGTGCCGCTGCTCAACGCGCTGGCCCAGGTCATCATGGCCGAGAGCCTGTGCGACGAGGACTTCCTGCGCGAGCGCGTGGACGCCCTGGAGGACTTCCAGACCTTCATCCGCGACTGGACGCCCGAGCGCGCCGCGCGGTTGTGCGAGGTGGACGCGGAGGACCTCCGGACGGCCGCGCGCCTCTACGCCACGCACGGCCCGTCCATGATGGTGCACGGGCTGGGCATGACGGAGCACGTGCAGGGCACGGAGACGGTCATGGCGCTGGTGAACCTGGCGCTCCTCACGGGCAACCTCGGCGGGCCGGGCATGGGCGTCAACCCGCTGCGCGGGCAGAACAACGTGCAGGGCTCGGCGCACATGGGCTGCGAGCCGGGGCAGCTCACCGGCTACGTCCCCCTGGAGGAGCACCGCGCCCGCTTCGAGGCCGCCTGGGGCGCTCCCCTGCCCGCCACGCCAGGCATGGATCTGATGCGGATGATGGAGGCGGCGCACGGCGGGCGGCTCAAGGCGCTGTGGGCCTTCGGCTACGACGTGCTGCTCACCAACCCGGGGGCGAACACCACGCGCGAGGCGCTGGAGCGGCTGGAGCTGCTGGTGGTGCAGGACCTGTTCCTCAACGAGACGGCGAAGGCCTGCGGCCACGTCTTCCTGCCCGCGTGCACCTCCTTCGAGAAGGACGGCACCTTCATGAACGGCGAGCGGCACGTGCAGCGGGTGCGCGCGTCGCTGCCCCTCGCGGGGGAGTCCCTGCCGGACTGGGAGATCCTCCGCCGCGCGGCCCGCGCGCTGGGACACCCCGAGGGCTTCGACTTCAGCTCTCCGGAGGAAATCTGGGACGAGGTGCGCAGCGTGTGGTCCGCGGGCGCCGGCCTGTCCTACGCGCGCCTGGAGCACGGCGGCCTCCAATGGCCCTGCCCCGACGAGGCGCATCCCGGCACCCGGGTGCTGCACACCGATGGCTTCGCCCTGGGCCCTCGGGCGGCGCTGCGCCGCGTTGGCTACACGCCGTCCCCGGAGGCGCGCACGGAGGACTTCCCCTTCGTGCTGATGACGGGCCGGCGGCTGTATGGGTTCAACGCGGGGACCATGACGTCCCGCACGCCGCACGCGCGGCTCCAACCCGGCGACTGGCTGGACATGGCCCCGGCGGACGCGCTGCGGCTGGGGCTCCAGGATGGGGCGCGCGTGCGGGTGCGCAGCCGGCACGGTGAGGCGGTGCTGCCCATGCACCGCGCGGAAGGGCTGCGGCCCGGCGAGCTCTTCACCACCTTCCACACCGCGGAGACTCTCATCAACGCCGTCATCGGCCCGCATCAGGATCCGTATACCCATACGCCCGACTACAAGGTCACCGCCGTCCGGGTGGAGTCCGTGGAGTAG
- a CDS encoding TVP38/TMEM64 family protein yields MSTSPQPRDAHHGLPAMWGRALLMGLLLAGLALLASSEAFQSLVDRAIDAAAPIISTHPVWGAVLFVLLSALSAMLAFFSSALLLPVALQAWGKAVCALLLWLGWMLGGACAYGIARAWGRPVIRRLTSENLLARYEERISRRTPFGVVLLFQLAVPSEIPGYVLGLARYGLRRYLAVLALAELPYAVGTVYLGASVLERRTPALLGLGAAGILAGLWAFHLLRKRLGARPPGARKRDDTS; encoded by the coding sequence ATGAGCACCTCCCCCCAGCCTCGGGACGCGCACCACGGGCTCCCCGCCATGTGGGGCCGGGCGCTCCTGATGGGGCTGCTGCTCGCCGGCCTCGCGCTACTCGCGTCCTCTGAGGCGTTCCAGTCCCTGGTGGACCGGGCCATCGACGCGGCGGCGCCGATCATCTCCACGCATCCCGTCTGGGGCGCGGTGCTCTTCGTGCTCCTCTCCGCCCTGTCGGCGATGCTGGCCTTCTTCTCCAGCGCGCTGCTGCTGCCGGTGGCGCTCCAGGCCTGGGGAAAGGCGGTCTGCGCGCTCCTGCTCTGGTTGGGCTGGATGCTGGGCGGCGCGTGCGCCTACGGCATCGCCCGCGCATGGGGCAGACCCGTCATCCGCCGGCTCACCTCCGAAAACCTGCTCGCCCGTTACGAGGAGCGCATCTCCCGGCGCACGCCCTTCGGGGTAGTGCTCCTCTTCCAGCTCGCCGTCCCCTCGGAGATCCCGGGCTACGTGCTCGGCCTCGCGCGCTATGGGCTGCGCCGCTACCTGGCCGTGCTCGCCCTGGCGGAGCTTCCCTACGCGGTGGGCACCGTCTACCTGGGCGCCAGCGTCCTGGAGCGGCGCACCCCCGCGCTGCTGGGACTGGGCGCGGCCGGCATCCTCGCCGGCCTGTGGGCCTTCCATCTGCTGCGCAAGCGACTGGGCGCGCGGCCGCCAGGGGCCCGGAAGCGGGATGACACGTCGTGA
- a CDS encoding efflux RND transporter periplasmic adaptor subunit, with the protein MADAQSQTALSALRIDRSAAPMKRRRRLRWLIPVGLLVAVLVLVAGAVTRRAPTVRVAEVREPLPGEQQTELSASGYVDSRRRSVIAPLVAGQLVEVAVEEGEPVRRGQVIARLDDRDARVVLDRAEAAVRASEAQLASSEAQALNAQRTTQRTRNLARQGVVPRAQLLDVETAGRATQEALNLARAQLAVARRASEAARLQLSHTVVRAPFDGTVSKKLANEGAVLAPAALTGTNLGGIVELVDLHALEVEAEVSEEQLSRIRIGQPALIFLDALPGRAFPGQVATVRPAIDRSKATATVLVRFQSVPQGALPDMGSKVSFLRQPLPPGQLAAHGQPPRVPASAVVRDAKGTAVWVVKDGQLARQPVRVGERVGDEVSLTQGPGAGTQVVVAPDPKRLHDGRRVKVEAGSG; encoded by the coding sequence ATGGCCGACGCACAGTCCCAGACCGCGTTGAGCGCCCTGCGCATCGACCGCTCCGCTGCCCCCATGAAGCGCCGGCGCAGGCTGCGCTGGCTCATCCCCGTGGGGCTCCTGGTGGCGGTGCTCGTCCTGGTGGCGGGCGCGGTCACACGCCGCGCGCCCACCGTGCGCGTGGCCGAGGTGCGCGAGCCGCTTCCCGGCGAGCAGCAGACGGAGCTGTCCGCCTCCGGCTACGTCGACTCGCGGCGCCGCTCGGTCATCGCGCCGCTCGTCGCGGGCCAGCTCGTGGAGGTCGCCGTGGAGGAAGGAGAGCCCGTGCGGCGGGGGCAGGTGATTGCCCGGCTGGATGACCGGGATGCCCGCGTGGTGCTGGATCGCGCCGAGGCGGCGGTGCGGGCCTCCGAGGCCCAGCTCGCCTCCTCCGAGGCCCAGGCCCTCAACGCGCAGCGCACCACGCAGCGCACGCGCAACCTCGCCCGGCAGGGCGTCGTCCCCCGGGCCCAGCTCCTGGACGTGGAGACCGCCGGCCGCGCCACGCAGGAGGCCCTCAACCTGGCCCGAGCGCAGCTCGCCGTCGCACGCCGGGCGAGCGAAGCGGCCCGCCTCCAGCTCTCGCACACCGTGGTGCGCGCGCCGTTCGACGGCACCGTGTCGAAGAAGCTCGCGAACGAGGGCGCGGTGCTCGCGCCGGCCGCCCTCACTGGCACCAACCTGGGCGGCATCGTGGAGCTGGTGGACCTGCACGCCCTGGAGGTCGAGGCCGAGGTCAGCGAGGAGCAGCTCTCGCGCATCCGCATCGGCCAGCCCGCCCTCATCTTCCTGGACGCCCTGCCCGGGCGCGCCTTCCCCGGCCAGGTGGCCACGGTGCGCCCCGCCATCGACCGCTCCAAGGCCACCGCCACGGTGCTGGTGCGCTTCCAGTCCGTCCCCCAGGGGGCGCTGCCGGACATGGGCTCCAAGGTGTCCTTCCTCCGCCAGCCGCTGCCTCCCGGACAGCTGGCCGCGCACGGACAGCCTCCGCGCGTGCCCGCCAGCGCGGTGGTGCGCGACGCGAAGGGCACCGCCGTGTGGGTGGTGAAGGACGGACAGCTTGCGCGCCAGCCGGTGCGCGTGGGCGAGCGCGTGGGGGACGAGGTGTCCCTGACACAGGGCCCGGGGGCGGGCACACAGGTGGTGGTGGCCCCGGACCCGAAGCGCCTTCACGACGGCCGGCGCGTGAAGGTGGAGGCGGGGAGCGGATGA
- a CDS encoding ABC transporter permease: MVPLYYNARSLWARRLSTGLTVVGLGLVVFVFSAVLMLANGIESALASGGDASNVVVLRKGATSELVSGVERDAVRILATDPQVASGPDGQPLAAGERVVLLTLPSGRTQAMNTSARGVSAESFEARPEVQLVSGRRPRPGTNEVVLGRSLVGTSPEATLGGELRFARQRWPVVGVFAARGGAFESEVWADAMRLGTAFGREDYNSAVVRLRSPAEVEDFVKRVEANPRFTLEAKPEPVYWADQASGLAAFIRVLGLFVSFVFSVGAVLGAMITMYAQVATRVAELGMLRAVGFRRRSVLASVVVESAMLGAAGGVLGALGALATRWIHIRTLNFQTFAAVSFGFSPTPAILLGALLFGTGMGLLGGLLPALRASRLSILDALRA; encoded by the coding sequence ATGGTGCCGCTCTACTACAACGCCCGCAGCCTGTGGGCGCGCCGGCTGTCCACCGGCCTCACGGTGGTGGGGCTGGGGCTCGTCGTCTTCGTCTTCTCCGCGGTGCTGATGCTGGCCAACGGCATCGAGTCCGCGCTGGCCTCGGGTGGAGACGCGTCCAACGTCGTCGTGCTGCGCAAGGGGGCCACCAGCGAACTGGTCAGCGGCGTGGAGCGCGACGCGGTGCGCATCCTCGCCACGGATCCCCAGGTGGCGTCCGGGCCGGACGGCCAGCCGCTGGCGGCCGGAGAGCGGGTGGTGCTGCTGACGCTGCCCAGCGGACGCACGCAGGCGATGAACACGTCGGCGCGCGGCGTCAGCGCGGAGAGCTTCGAGGCGCGGCCGGAGGTCCAGCTCGTCTCCGGGCGCAGGCCCCGGCCGGGCACCAACGAGGTGGTGCTGGGCCGCTCGCTCGTCGGGACCTCGCCAGAGGCCACGCTGGGAGGGGAGCTGCGGTTCGCCCGGCAGCGCTGGCCGGTGGTGGGCGTCTTCGCCGCCCGGGGTGGCGCCTTCGAGTCCGAGGTGTGGGCGGACGCCATGCGCCTGGGCACGGCCTTCGGGCGCGAGGACTACAACTCCGCGGTGGTGCGGCTGCGCTCGCCCGCGGAGGTGGAGGACTTCGTGAAGCGCGTGGAGGCCAACCCGCGCTTCACGCTGGAGGCCAAACCCGAGCCAGTGTACTGGGCGGACCAGGCCAGCGGGCTGGCCGCCTTCATCCGCGTGCTGGGCCTCTTCGTGTCCTTCGTCTTCAGCGTGGGCGCGGTGCTGGGGGCGATGATCACCATGTACGCCCAGGTGGCGACGCGCGTCGCGGAGCTGGGGATGCTGCGCGCGGTGGGCTTCCGGCGGCGCAGCGTGCTGGCCAGCGTGGTGGTGGAGTCCGCCATGCTGGGCGCGGCCGGGGGCGTGCTGGGCGCGCTGGGGGCGTTGGCCACGCGGTGGATCCACATCCGCACGCTCAACTTCCAGACGTTCGCGGCAGTGAGCTTCGGCTTCTCCCCCACCCCCGCCATCCTGCTGGGCGCGCTGCTGTTCGGCACGGGGATGGGGCTGCTGGGTGGGCTGCTCCCCGCGCTGCGCGCCTCGCGCCTGTCCATCCTGGACGCGCTGCGAGCCTGA
- a CDS encoding ABC transporter ATP-binding protein: MNPDALPEAPPPMVRLWGVSKTYRRGTVEVPVLAEVDLTIGTGAFEAFMGPSGSGKSTLLNLVSGLDRPTTGVVEVAGRDLARMDDRELSDWRAAHVGFVFQLYNLIPVLTAAENVELPLLLTPLTRGERRQHVAAALELVGLGHRVGHRPPQMSGGEQQRVAIARAIVTDPDLIIADEPTGDLDRKAAEAVLDLFGVLHRELHKTLVMVTHDPQAAERAGRVHHLDKGVLQ; the protein is encoded by the coding sequence ATGAACCCGGACGCGCTGCCCGAGGCCCCGCCCCCCATGGTGCGCCTGTGGGGCGTGTCGAAGACGTACCGGCGCGGCACGGTGGAGGTGCCCGTGCTGGCCGAGGTGGACCTGACCATCGGCACCGGCGCCTTCGAGGCCTTCATGGGCCCGTCCGGCTCCGGCAAGTCCACGCTGCTCAACCTCGTCTCCGGGCTGGACCGGCCCACCACCGGTGTCGTCGAGGTGGCCGGACGCGACCTGGCGCGGATGGACGACCGGGAGCTCAGCGACTGGCGCGCCGCTCACGTGGGCTTCGTGTTCCAGCTCTACAACCTCATCCCCGTGCTGACGGCGGCGGAGAACGTGGAGCTGCCCCTCCTGCTCACGCCGCTGACGCGCGGGGAGCGGCGCCAGCACGTGGCCGCCGCGTTGGAGCTGGTGGGACTGGGCCACCGCGTGGGCCACCGCCCGCCGCAGATGTCCGGCGGCGAGCAGCAGCGCGTGGCCATTGCCCGCGCCATCGTCACCGACCCGGACCTCATCATCGCGGACGAGCCCACGGGGGACCTGGACCGCAAGGCGGCGGAGGCCGTGCTGGATCTCTTCGGCGTGCTCCACCGGGAGCTGCACAAGACGCTCGTCATGGTGACGCACGACCCGCAGGCCGCGGAGCGCGCGGGCCGCGTGCACCACCTGGACAAGGGGGTGCTCCAGTGA
- a CDS encoding DUF4091 domain-containing protein produces MQSLKLALIGLLLLGSQVAWAHSSRPAVWGESAMVKVRPETPPRVQRSVSLTAARNEFVSFQVVVHGGRSGLKGVSAALPELRAGRSRIHGGDLLLYREAFLDITTPTPPNTTPGRWPDGLVPDVDEVVGEKRLAFPFDVPAGESRAIWIDVHAPPHARPGNYRGAVSVKGDGFNSRVEVRLQVVDARLPSTSSLRSAFLLWPPHVCRAFTGDPVCPVDTQVRLLKLFHRMALEHRLTLASGFPREVNLPTWDLPDYDTFSERWGPFLDGSAPNRLPGARMTALQYLGPANGAALTEFQTQAEARGWLSRSFDYVGDEPPYGSTWEAVAARAALTRAAAPKLRTLLTSTVTEVEAHGLLEEIDIITVLVNFIDGTRPPYEGDQRPKYDDFLDLPHRELWLYQSCASHGCSPSEPPPPENKPGQGWPSYMVDRSAAKARGMQWLDFINGASGELYYQTVGLLYTAWTTQFRFNGNGDGTLFYPGLPSFIGGTTEIPLPSLRMKLIRQGMQDYEWLKLVSDAGDPAYARAVARKLIPHAWAVPDDGEAFDRARLQLIRRYLQLCRDRATPP; encoded by the coding sequence ATGCAATCCCTCAAGCTGGCACTGATTGGTTTGTTGTTGCTGGGGAGCCAGGTCGCCTGGGCGCACTCGTCGCGTCCGGCTGTCTGGGGCGAGAGCGCGATGGTGAAGGTGCGCCCGGAGACGCCTCCCCGCGTCCAGCGCTCCGTGTCGCTGACCGCCGCGCGCAACGAGTTCGTGTCCTTCCAGGTGGTGGTGCACGGAGGCCGGTCGGGCCTAAAGGGCGTGAGCGCCGCCCTGCCGGAGCTGCGCGCGGGCCGCTCGCGCATCCACGGCGGGGACCTCCTGCTCTACCGGGAGGCGTTCCTGGACATCACGACCCCCACGCCTCCGAACACGACGCCCGGGCGGTGGCCGGATGGCCTGGTGCCGGACGTGGACGAGGTGGTGGGCGAGAAGCGTCTGGCCTTTCCCTTCGACGTGCCCGCGGGCGAATCCCGCGCCATCTGGATCGACGTGCACGCGCCGCCCCACGCGCGTCCGGGCAACTACCGTGGCGCCGTGTCCGTGAAGGGCGACGGCTTCAACTCGCGGGTGGAGGTGCGCCTCCAGGTGGTGGACGCGCGGCTGCCGAGCACCTCCTCGCTGCGCAGCGCCTTCCTGCTCTGGCCGCCCCACGTGTGCCGTGCCTTCACCGGGGATCCCGTGTGCCCCGTGGACACCCAGGTGCGCCTCTTGAAGCTCTTCCACCGGATGGCGCTGGAGCACCGCCTCACCCTGGCGAGCGGCTTTCCCCGGGAGGTGAACCTGCCCACGTGGGATCTGCCGGACTACGACACGTTCAGTGAGCGCTGGGGCCCGTTCCTCGACGGCTCCGCCCCCAACCGCCTGCCCGGGGCGCGCATGACGGCCTTGCAGTACCTGGGGCCCGCCAACGGCGCGGCGCTGACCGAGTTCCAGACGCAGGCGGAGGCGCGCGGCTGGCTGTCGCGCTCATTCGACTACGTGGGGGATGAGCCGCCCTACGGCTCCACCTGGGAGGCGGTGGCGGCACGGGCGGCGCTCACCCGCGCGGCGGCCCCGAAGCTGCGCACGCTGCTGACCAGCACCGTCACCGAGGTGGAGGCCCACGGGCTGCTGGAGGAGATCGACATCATCACCGTGCTGGTGAACTTCATCGACGGGACCCGGCCGCCCTACGAGGGCGACCAGCGCCCGAAGTACGACGACTTCCTCGACCTTCCCCACCGTGAGCTGTGGCTGTACCAGAGCTGCGCGAGCCACGGCTGTTCTCCCTCGGAGCCGCCCCCGCCGGAGAACAAGCCCGGCCAGGGCTGGCCCTCGTACATGGTGGACCGCTCGGCGGCCAAGGCCCGCGGCATGCAGTGGCTGGACTTCATCAACGGGGCCAGCGGCGAGCTGTACTACCAGACGGTGGGCCTGCTCTACACCGCGTGGACCACGCAGTTCCGCTTCAATGGCAACGGCGACGGCACCCTCTTCTACCCGGGGCTGCCCTCCTTCATCGGCGGCACCACCGAAATCCCCCTGCCCTCGCTGCGCATGAAGCTCATCCGGCAGGGCATGCAGGACTACGAATGGCTGAAGCTGGTGAGCGACGCGGGCGACCCGGCGTACGCGCGCGCCGTGGCCCGCAAGCTCATCCCGCACGCCTGGGCAGTCCCGGACGACGGCGAGGCCTTCGACCGGGCACGGCTCCAGCTCATCCGGCGCTACCTGCAGCTGTGCCGTGACCGCGCCACGCCGCCGTAG
- a CDS encoding CBS domain-containing protein: MSLARFCRKPVAIIQPTQSVAEAAEALRDQHVGALVVVQDDLRPVGMLTDRDIVTRVLAARKDATATSVADVMSPRPFVARLEDSIDRTLFALRQHGVRRLPIVDGQGQVVGLVSLDDFWVLLSAELDQTASVVRDNQGP, from the coding sequence ATGTCGCTCGCAAGGTTCTGCCGCAAACCGGTGGCCATCATCCAGCCCACGCAGAGCGTGGCCGAGGCCGCGGAGGCTCTGCGCGACCAGCACGTGGGCGCGCTCGTGGTGGTTCAAGACGACCTGCGCCCGGTGGGCATGCTGACCGACCGGGACATCGTGACCCGGGTGCTGGCCGCGCGGAAGGACGCCACCGCCACCTCCGTCGCGGACGTCATGTCGCCCAGGCCGTTCGTCGCCCGTCTGGAGGACTCCATCGACAGGACCCTCTTCGCCCTACGTCAGCACGGCGTGCGCCGCCTGCCCATCGTGGACGGGCAGGGACAGGTGGTGGGGCTCGTCTCGCTCGACGACTTCTGGGTGCTGTTGTCCGCGGAGTTGGATCAGACGGCATCCGTCGTGCGCGACAACCAGGGGCCCTGA
- a CDS encoding ABC transporter permease, producing the protein MNYVGFASRDLMRNPLRLTLTVLAGAVGVTAFIFLSTVVDLFYYNARAAQVDRLIVRNKVSFTQPLPLSYYARIAALPGVTSVTHQEWFGGKLGDSQKDFFANFAVDATTFLDVFPEYVVPPSQLAAFRGDPCGALVGEQLARRFGWKAGDRVTLKGQLYPGDWTFNVHGVYRGARPGVDTSTLVFGYRCLNESDRLTDAMKDKAGIYAVRVDDPSRSAEVAAAIDHLFDNSPYPTKTESEKAFQQGFVAMSSAIVTAVRVVSSVILLIILLVIGNTLAMGVRERTRDIATLRALGFRSRAVVALVLAESSFIGLCSAALGVTAAPVLVGIFANVIASRFGPMPDHLTRGHTLWVSALAAVAVALLAGVGPALRAVRLPVAEGLRKVA; encoded by the coding sequence GTGAACTACGTGGGATTCGCGAGCCGCGACCTGATGCGAAATCCGCTGCGGCTGACGCTCACCGTCCTCGCGGGCGCGGTGGGAGTGACGGCCTTCATCTTCCTGAGCACCGTCGTCGACCTCTTCTATTACAACGCGCGGGCGGCGCAGGTGGACCGGCTCATCGTCCGCAACAAGGTGTCCTTCACCCAGCCGCTGCCGCTGTCCTACTACGCGCGCATCGCCGCGCTGCCGGGCGTCACCTCGGTCACGCACCAGGAGTGGTTCGGCGGCAAGCTGGGCGACTCGCAGAAGGACTTCTTCGCCAACTTCGCCGTCGACGCGACCACCTTCCTGGACGTCTTCCCGGAGTACGTCGTTCCCCCCTCGCAACTCGCCGCCTTCCGGGGCGACCCGTGCGGCGCGCTCGTGGGGGAGCAGCTGGCCCGGCGCTTCGGATGGAAGGCGGGGGACCGGGTGACGCTCAAGGGGCAGCTCTATCCCGGCGACTGGACGTTCAACGTGCACGGCGTCTACCGCGGCGCGCGGCCCGGCGTGGACACCAGCACGCTGGTGTTCGGCTACCGCTGCCTCAACGAGAGCGACCGGTTGACCGACGCCATGAAGGACAAGGCCGGCATCTACGCGGTGCGCGTGGACGACCCGTCGCGCTCTGCCGAGGTGGCGGCGGCCATCGACCACCTGTTCGACAACAGCCCCTACCCGACGAAGACGGAGAGCGAGAAGGCCTTCCAGCAGGGCTTCGTGGCCATGTCCTCGGCCATCGTCACCGCGGTGCGGGTGGTGTCCAGCGTCATCCTGCTCATCATCCTGCTCGTCATCGGCAACACGCTGGCCATGGGCGTGCGCGAGCGCACCCGCGACATCGCCACCCTGCGCGCCCTGGGCTTCCGCTCGCGCGCCGTGGTGGCGCTGGTGCTGGCCGAGTCCTCCTTCATCGGCCTGTGCTCGGCGGCGCTGGGGGTGACGGCCGCGCCGGTGCTGGTGGGAATCTTCGCGAACGTCATCGCCTCGCGGTTCGGCCCCATGCCGGACCACCTCACGCGCGGGCACACGCTCTGGGTCTCCGCGCTCGCGGCGGTGGCGGTGGCCCTGCTGGCGGGCGTGGGGCCGGCGCTGCGCGCGGTGCGGCTGCCGGTGGCGGAAGGCCTGAGGAAGGTGGCCTGA